A window of Pararhizobium gei contains these coding sequences:
- a CDS encoding TRAP transporter substrate-binding protein, whose product MLKFKIIRAHTCRLSMSTIASILLLGAVQANAETLRLAHASSSKSLIQDAVVMFADKLSAGTKDGLTVQIFPDGQLGDEGPIADGVGSGSIDIGLGGVADAIDPKLNVVTLPFLFSDAKAAHAFLDGPVGKKVFDTGGDNGFKMLGALDSGFRQFATVSKSIATPEDMKGLKLRTPPNPVILATIEQLGALPQSLPFGEVYTSLQSHVVDGVEPEIRDFADQKWYESAKFLSVSNYIWTPNYWYMNRERFDALSPEYQAAVTKAVEETTVWYRNQLDEVYAKVIEDLKSKGVTVTTVDTTPFRAMVDPVYVKFGAEWGDELVSSVRAAAAGQ is encoded by the coding sequence ATGTTAAAATTCAAGATCATACGGGCGCATACCTGCCGCCTTTCCATGTCCACCATCGCGAGCATCCTCCTGCTCGGTGCCGTTCAGGCGAATGCCGAAACGCTGCGGCTTGCCCACGCGTCAAGCTCGAAAAGCCTTATTCAGGACGCTGTCGTCATGTTCGCCGACAAGCTTTCCGCGGGGACCAAAGATGGCCTGACGGTTCAGATATTTCCGGACGGTCAGTTGGGAGACGAGGGCCCGATTGCCGATGGCGTCGGGTCTGGTTCAATCGATATCGGGCTCGGTGGTGTTGCCGATGCGATTGATCCGAAGCTAAACGTCGTCACTTTGCCCTTCCTGTTTTCCGATGCGAAGGCAGCCCACGCATTCCTTGACGGCCCGGTCGGCAAAAAGGTCTTCGACACCGGCGGCGACAACGGCTTCAAGATGCTTGGCGCGCTCGATTCCGGCTTCCGGCAGTTTGCAACGGTCAGCAAATCGATCGCCACACCGGAGGATATGAAGGGTTTGAAACTGCGGACGCCGCCAAACCCCGTCATACTCGCAACCATCGAACAACTGGGCGCGTTGCCGCAATCCCTGCCTTTCGGCGAGGTCTATACATCCCTGCAATCGCATGTGGTTGATGGCGTGGAGCCGGAAATCCGCGATTTCGCGGATCAGAAATGGTACGAGAGTGCGAAATTCCTGTCCGTCTCGAACTATATCTGGACGCCGAACTACTGGTACATGAACAGGGAACGCTTCGACGCTCTCAGCCCGGAATATCAGGCTGCCGTTACAAAGGCGGTGGAAGAGACGACAGTCTGGTATCGCAACCAGCTTGACGAGGTTTACGCCAAAGTCATTGAAGACCTCAAATCGAAGGGCGTGACGGTAACGACGGTAGACACCACACCGTTCCGTGCCATGGTTGATCCTGTTTACGTGAAATTCGGGGCTGAATGGGGCGACGAACTGGTATCGTCCGTGCGCGCGGCAGCCGCTGGTCAATAG
- a CDS encoding TRAP transporter small permease, translating into MKHLGSSAVLVMTIVGVLVVVALVFSTGLGAVGRYLGLSGITWSFEMVSILFLWTTAIGAVLSEVAGENVSIDGNTSTSGRSRWFRIYHNFILLSVAAAFLWSGTAMLGRTGFVPTPVMRVPSWAVQSIIVFMGATLAVIATARIVSAFRERAQ; encoded by the coding sequence ATGAAACACCTCGGTTCCTCAGCGGTTCTGGTGATGACGATCGTCGGCGTCCTGGTCGTCGTCGCTCTGGTCTTTTCAACCGGTCTCGGCGCTGTCGGCCGATATCTCGGCCTTTCGGGCATTACCTGGTCATTCGAAATGGTCAGTATTCTCTTTTTGTGGACGACGGCCATCGGGGCCGTTCTCTCCGAGGTTGCCGGCGAGAATGTCTCCATCGACGGGAATACCTCGACAAGCGGACGTAGCCGGTGGTTTCGTATTTATCACAACTTCATTCTATTGAGCGTTGCGGCGGCCTTTCTGTGGAGCGGCACGGCCATGCTTGGACGGACTGGCTTCGTTCCCACGCCGGTCATGCGGGTGCCGAGCTGGGCGGTTCAAAGCATCATCGTCTTCATGGGGGCGACGCTGGCCGTAATCGCGACTGCGCGCATCGTTTCGGCTTTCCGGGAGCGCGCTCAATGA
- a CDS encoding TRAP transporter large permease, protein MTLLVLFGVFAVTLYTGVPVAWSIAVSTLVVIFSGLVPLPPSWFAQQVYMGADSISLASIPLFLVAGGIMNEGGLTRRIIDLANDMFGWVRGGLGVVNVATCMVYGGITGSATADTGAVGAIMIPAMAERGYPRDFSAAVTAAAGTLGIILPPSVVMIMYGVITDTSIGGLFAAGIIPGLMLAVTFGLTAWWIGVKENFPKLETRPTVRSFTRHLFRALPALMMPIAVLSSMLSGLATTTEAAFVAVVWALLVGGILYREITWAGLWKIGVETVRMTGAIMIIMAVSVPFSWILTVEQIPQWTAGLLHAWGAGPTITILLILALLTFVGTWADLGPSLIILAPIVHPIGVEAGLQPYQLGLIFTMALGIGLFTPPVGTNIFVVCNVAKVGVNAVTRRLIPFFITSNICLLLVAFIPETTEWLPRYFGF, encoded by the coding sequence ATGACACTTCTGGTTCTCTTCGGAGTTTTCGCGGTGACCCTCTACACCGGCGTGCCGGTCGCCTGGTCGATCGCTGTTTCCACGCTTGTCGTCATCTTCTCCGGGTTGGTTCCGCTGCCTCCGTCCTGGTTTGCACAACAGGTCTATATGGGTGCCGATTCCATTTCGCTGGCATCCATCCCGTTGTTTCTCGTTGCAGGCGGCATCATGAACGAGGGTGGCCTGACACGCCGCATCATCGATCTTGCCAATGACATGTTCGGGTGGGTAAGAGGCGGACTGGGCGTCGTCAACGTCGCAACCTGCATGGTCTATGGAGGCATAACGGGCTCTGCCACAGCTGACACCGGTGCCGTCGGCGCCATCATGATCCCGGCCATGGCCGAACGCGGCTATCCCAGGGATTTCTCGGCAGCCGTTACCGCCGCCGCCGGTACGCTCGGCATTATTCTGCCGCCAAGCGTCGTCATGATCATGTACGGGGTCATAACGGATACGTCCATCGGCGGGCTCTTTGCAGCCGGCATCATTCCCGGTCTTATGCTGGCCGTCACGTTTGGGCTCACGGCCTGGTGGATCGGGGTGAAGGAGAATTTTCCGAAGTTGGAGACACGACCGACCGTCCGGAGTTTCACCCGGCATCTCTTCCGCGCCCTCCCTGCTTTGATGATGCCCATCGCGGTCCTCAGCTCCATGTTGAGCGGGCTTGCAACGACGACGGAAGCTGCTTTCGTCGCTGTCGTCTGGGCTCTTTTGGTTGGAGGCATTCTCTACCGGGAAATCACCTGGGCGGGCCTGTGGAAGATCGGAGTGGAAACGGTGCGGATGACCGGCGCCATCATGATCATCATGGCCGTCTCCGTTCCGTTCTCCTGGATCCTGACGGTCGAGCAGATTCCGCAGTGGACTGCCGGGCTGCTGCACGCCTGGGGTGCTGGCCCAACGATTACGATCCTGCTGATCCTGGCGCTTTTGACTTTCGTCGGCACGTGGGCGGATCTTGGGCCTTCACTGATCATTCTTGCCCCGATCGTTCATCCGATCGGCGTCGAAGCCGGGCTCCAGCCGTACCAGCTCGGCCTGATCTTCACGATGGCGCTTGGCATCGGGTTGTTCACTCCACCGGTCGGCACCAATATCTTTGTCGTCTGCAATGTCGCAAAGGTGGGGGTAAACGCGGTCACTCGACGGCTCATCCCGTTCTTCATCACCAGCAACATCTGCCTTCTGCTCGTCGCCTTCATTCCCGAGACGACGGAATGGCTGCCGCGCTACTTCGGTTTCTAG
- a CDS encoding aspartate aminotransferase family protein, translating to MAAALLRFLGPPAVTTNGYRTMTTHLVGGISSAGRALPPLDGKPFITRRSNGAYVWDDAQRRYIDTALGFGATVIGHAHPLVVEAVAAALRDGPMPAFAHDGEEEAARMLTSATRHLSRVIFTNTGSEAVHLACRIARAATGRSTVAKMAAGYDGWYDDVTLGQAGSADAAMSAIARPVRDRTTLLRFNDFEDVDQLFAENGDIAAVILEPMLANAGCVPAAPGYLAHVEATARRHGALVILDEVLMGFRTGLGLAGHGIGVEADLATVGKAIGSGIAVAAVVGRPELMALAEEGAVNRAGTYSGNPVATASVISTFQVLKDLNYPALLARGERLRHGIRTAFAKNGMTVTTSGEGSVFTIWFADSPPSNYAETLGLANAVMTLKLHETLRRHGLLIMPFAFGRLYLSDAHTDDVIDAMIGIFEEAARDMAA from the coding sequence ATGGCTGCCGCGCTACTTCGGTTTCTAGGACCGCCAGCGGTTACAACAAATGGATACAGGACAATGACGACACATCTGGTCGGAGGGATCTCCAGTGCCGGGCGAGCCCTGCCGCCCTTGGACGGCAAACCGTTCATCACCCGGCGGTCCAATGGCGCCTATGTCTGGGACGATGCGCAACGCCGATACATCGACACGGCACTCGGTTTTGGAGCGACCGTGATCGGTCATGCGCATCCACTGGTCGTCGAGGCGGTAGCGGCCGCCTTGCGCGACGGCCCGATGCCTGCCTTTGCCCATGACGGCGAAGAGGAGGCAGCGCGCATGCTGACGTCCGCGACGCGCCATCTGTCGCGGGTGATTTTCACGAACACCGGCAGCGAGGCGGTTCACCTTGCCTGCAGGATCGCGCGCGCTGCTACTGGCCGCTCCACCGTCGCCAAAATGGCTGCCGGTTACGACGGATGGTACGATGACGTTACGCTCGGGCAGGCGGGCTCCGCCGATGCCGCAATGTCCGCGATCGCGAGACCTGTTCGGGACCGCACCACCCTATTGCGTTTCAACGATTTTGAAGATGTCGATCAACTGTTTGCGGAAAACGGCGATATTGCCGCCGTTATCCTGGAGCCCATGCTGGCCAATGCGGGATGCGTTCCGGCAGCACCCGGATATCTCGCTCATGTCGAAGCGACGGCGCGGCGCCATGGCGCGCTCGTCATTCTCGATGAAGTGCTGATGGGATTTCGCACGGGCCTCGGCCTTGCGGGACATGGCATCGGCGTGGAGGCTGATCTGGCCACCGTCGGCAAGGCCATCGGCAGCGGCATCGCTGTCGCTGCAGTCGTCGGTCGACCCGAGCTCATGGCGCTTGCCGAAGAGGGCGCAGTCAACCGCGCCGGGACTTACAGCGGCAATCCCGTTGCCACCGCATCCGTCATTTCCACGTTCCAGGTTCTCAAGGATTTGAACTACCCGGCGCTTCTCGCACGAGGCGAGCGCCTGAGACATGGGATACGGACCGCGTTCGCCAAGAATGGTATGACAGTCACGACCTCGGGCGAGGGCTCCGTGTTCACGATCTGGTTTGCTGACAGCCCACCGTCAAACTACGCGGAGACGCTGGGGCTGGCAAACGCAGTCATGACGCTCAAACTTCACGAAACACTTCGTCGACATGGTCTGCTGATCATGCCCTTCGCATTCGGTCGCCTTTATCTTTCGGACGCCCATACCGATGACGTTATCGACGCTATGATTGGTATTTTTGAAGAGGCTGCGAGAGATATGGCCGCGTAG
- the aroQ gene encoding type II 3-dehydroquinate dehydratase, translating to MSLIYILNGPNLNLLGKRQPHIYGYETLADVEADCRRIAVELGHDIRFHQSNREYEIIDWVHEAREDGAGIVINPAAFTHTSVAILDALNAFEPPVIEVHISNVHKREAFRHHSFVSHRADGVIAGLGTEGYQLAVRRIASLIKVSG from the coding sequence ATGAGCCTCATTTACATCCTCAACGGCCCCAACCTCAATCTTCTCGGCAAACGCCAGCCGCATATCTACGGTTATGAGACGCTTGCCGACGTGGAGGCGGATTGTCGCCGTATTGCCGTGGAGTTGGGACACGACATCAGATTCCATCAAAGCAACCGCGAGTATGAGATCATCGACTGGGTCCATGAGGCTCGCGAAGACGGGGCTGGAATTGTGATCAATCCCGCTGCATTCACGCATACGTCGGTCGCTATTCTCGATGCCTTGAACGCTTTCGAACCGCCGGTCATCGAAGTGCATATCTCGAACGTGCACAAGCGAGAAGCCTTTCGTCACCATTCCTTCGTTTCCCATCGCGCCGATGGCGTCATCGCCGGTCTCGGAACCGAAGGCTACCAACTGGCTGTGCGCCGAATTGCGAGCCTGATCAAGGTATCCGGCTGA
- a CDS encoding LysR substrate-binding domain-containing protein: MQHFDTDALATFVAVADAGGFTAAGLRIGKSQATVSLLIARFEDQVGRKLFDRTRRGVHLTETGEILIGYARRMIAIEDEALAALDPGAMRGYVRLGMPDDYIELFGKPLIEEFSRDNPRIQVEIQCDFSRSLEAMVEHGTINLAIITRAPDSIIGELLRREQLIWCGPSEGHTERQRPLPLALFPEKDCRARPHIVQALTQAGIGWRAAWTSSHLPSIQAALDAGAAVTALPASVVASRHRRLTEQDDGLPALKPLEIALLVPHGARAAVRTVASFVRSHFQQL, encoded by the coding sequence ATGCAACACTTTGACACTGATGCGCTCGCGACCTTCGTGGCAGTTGCCGACGCTGGCGGTTTCACGGCCGCTGGATTGCGAATCGGCAAGTCACAAGCGACCGTCAGCCTCCTTATCGCACGTTTTGAAGATCAGGTCGGGAGAAAGCTCTTCGACAGGACAAGGCGCGGCGTGCACCTGACTGAAACCGGCGAGATTCTGATCGGCTATGCGCGCCGCATGATTGCCATCGAGGACGAGGCATTGGCAGCGCTCGATCCAGGCGCCATGCGCGGCTATGTCCGTCTGGGAATGCCCGACGACTACATCGAACTTTTCGGTAAGCCACTGATCGAAGAATTTTCTCGCGACAACCCTCGCATTCAAGTCGAGATCCAGTGCGACTTTTCACGCTCGCTTGAAGCAATGGTGGAACACGGCACTATCAATCTCGCTATCATAACCCGTGCACCGGATTCGATTATCGGAGAATTGCTTCGTCGGGAACAACTGATCTGGTGCGGCCCTTCGGAAGGACACACGGAGCGCCAGCGGCCCCTTCCGCTTGCCTTGTTCCCGGAGAAGGATTGTCGCGCGCGACCGCATATCGTTCAAGCACTTACCCAGGCTGGAATTGGATGGCGTGCAGCGTGGACATCGTCACATTTGCCATCGATCCAGGCAGCGCTGGATGCAGGTGCTGCCGTTACCGCGTTGCCAGCCTCCGTTGTCGCGTCACGACACCGCCGTCTGACCGAGCAGGACGACGGTCTGCCGGCGTTGAAACCCCTTGAGATCGCCCTGCTCGTTCCACACGGCGCGCGCGCGGCCGTTCGAACGGTCGCCAGTTTCGTTCGGTCACACTTTCAGCAGCTTTGA
- a CDS encoding DUF6088 family protein: MQRLSEQILAHAGGLPEGTPVSAKSLLHLGNRAAVDQALSRLAERGQLIRAGRGVYLRPVTSRFGTRSPSVEQAVEAVASQRGEVIVSSGAAAANTLGLTTQVPVRSVYLTSGRTRKMNLGKQVVELRHAPRWQLALANRPAGEAVRALAWLGPEKAEAALLALKRKLPQTTFNELVAAAPQLPTWLARSVGKAAHG; this comes from the coding sequence ATGCAACGGTTGAGCGAACAGATTTTGGCACATGCGGGCGGTTTGCCCGAGGGTACTCCCGTGTCCGCGAAGAGCTTGCTGCACCTCGGCAATCGGGCTGCGGTGGACCAGGCGCTGTCGCGCCTGGCGGAGCGCGGGCAGTTGATTCGCGCTGGCCGCGGCGTCTATCTGCGTCCCGTGACAAGCCGATTCGGCACGCGGTCGCCTTCGGTGGAACAGGCGGTCGAGGCGGTCGCCAGCCAGCGCGGTGAAGTCATCGTGTCCAGTGGTGCCGCGGCCGCCAACACTCTTGGCCTCACGACACAGGTTCCGGTCCGCTCGGTCTATTTGACCTCGGGCCGCACCCGGAAAATGAACCTCGGCAAGCAGGTGGTCGAACTGCGGCACGCACCGCGCTGGCAGCTCGCATTGGCCAATCGCCCGGCCGGTGAGGCAGTCCGGGCGCTGGCCTGGCTTGGTCCCGAAAAGGCTGAGGCGGCGCTTTTGGCTTTGAAGCGCAAACTTCCGCAGACCACCTTCAACGAGCTGGTGGCCGCGGCGCCGCAGCTTCCGACCTGGCTCGCGCGCAGCGTGGGAAAGGCGGCGCATGGCTGA
- a CDS encoding nucleotidyl transferase AbiEii/AbiGii toxin family protein, which yields MADAFLSLSAADRREVLGVAADRSGRPAHLLEKDAWVVWALAVLYGSPLSKHLVFKGGTSLSKAYGVIRRFSEDVDLTYDIRALAPDLVGDNGEALPKTRSEEKRWSSEVRKRLPEWVASTVQPVVAEALVSGSLAAAIRVENDKLFIDYEATTAGSGYVAPIVMLEFGARSTGEPASFRDVVCDAAGLVDAVDFPSARPRVMHAERTFWEKATAIHVFCLQERLRGDRFARHWHDVARLDEAGFAASAIADGDLANAVARHKTMFFSEKAADRTPIDYVAAVNGGLQLVPAGDSAKALEEDYARMVEDGLFQEDAEPFPALMEHCADISARANA from the coding sequence ATGGCTGACGCGTTCCTCAGCCTTTCGGCCGCAGATCGCCGCGAAGTCTTGGGCGTCGCGGCGGACCGATCCGGTCGCCCGGCGCACCTCCTCGAAAAAGATGCCTGGGTGGTCTGGGCGCTTGCCGTTCTCTATGGCTCGCCCCTGAGCAAGCATCTGGTCTTCAAGGGCGGCACGTCGCTATCGAAAGCCTATGGTGTCATCCGTCGATTTTCCGAGGACGTCGACCTCACCTATGACATCCGCGCGCTTGCCCCCGACCTGGTGGGCGACAACGGCGAGGCCCTGCCGAAAACCCGCAGCGAGGAGAAGCGCTGGTCGAGCGAGGTCCGAAAGCGACTGCCCGAATGGGTGGCGAGCACGGTGCAGCCGGTTGTCGCCGAAGCTCTTGTCAGCGGATCGCTCGCCGCCGCGATCCGCGTCGAAAACGACAAGCTGTTCATCGACTATGAGGCGACGACGGCTGGCTCGGGTTATGTTGCGCCCATTGTAATGCTCGAATTCGGGGCGCGATCGACGGGCGAGCCGGCCAGCTTTCGCGACGTCGTCTGCGATGCTGCCGGCCTGGTCGACGCGGTGGACTTCCCGAGTGCTCGGCCGAGGGTGATGCATGCGGAGCGGACCTTCTGGGAGAAGGCGACGGCGATCCACGTCTTTTGTCTTCAAGAACGGCTGCGGGGCGATCGCTTCGCGCGGCATTGGCATGACGTTGCGCGCCTCGATGAAGCCGGCTTCGCGGCCTCAGCCATTGCGGATGGCGATTTGGCGAACGCCGTCGCTCGACACAAGACGATGTTCTTCTCGGAAAAAGCGGCCGACCGCACGCCGATCGATTACGTAGCCGCGGTCAACGGCGGTCTGCAGCTGGTCCCGGCTGGTGACAGTGCAAAGGCACTAGAGGAAGATTATGCCCGAATGGTCGAGGACGGCCTTTTTCAGGAGGACGCAGAGCCTTTCCCGGCGCTGATGGAACACTGCGCTGACATCTCGGCGAGAGCGAACGCTTAG
- a CDS encoding ATP-dependent nuclease → MVWRPGPGVNLVLGGGDVGKTTVLDAIGLVLSPVNPLTLSDTDYFGRDIESGFEIEAVIALPVDSAISTQARPAWPWAWDGKDPVVPALDGDSAEPVYRLMVKGTEDLELIYEVLQPDGSTDTLPVMLRRSIGLVRLSGDDRNDRDLRLVQGSALDRLLSDKGLRSRLASELAEAEVKDALGDAAKKALADLDKTFSERSLPVGLDLSITGGQGASIASLVGLTADRNGIPLPLASWGAGTRRLAALAIAEQRQGDRPVTIVDEVERGLEPYRQHALVEKLQDSGAQVFVTTHSPDAIAAASKASLWYVDHTGQIGPLDTNKVARHRANDPNAFLARVTIVAEGLTEVGFASILLRRALGAPLSQFGVHISNGGGHEYTLELLEALNSGGLSFGGFADDENGKHPTRWKALEEVLGALLFRWPKGCLEENVFGVTPEGKLEALMADTLGDRTGMRRQTLALRLGLEAKTFAELATAAGDQLRPTMLEAALGTVPAGRDEDKGTYKSHGGTWFKSLGGGRELAGKVFTLGLWPSLKPQLLPFCNSVRSAVGLPSIEDLPQ, encoded by the coding sequence TTGGTCTGGCGTCCCGGTCCTGGGGTCAATTTGGTACTGGGCGGTGGCGATGTCGGGAAGACCACCGTTCTTGACGCCATTGGCCTCGTCCTCAGTCCCGTGAATCCTTTAACGTTGTCCGACACCGACTATTTCGGTCGCGATATCGAAAGTGGATTTGAGATCGAGGCCGTCATCGCGTTGCCCGTTGACAGTGCTATCTCCACTCAAGCGCGTCCGGCTTGGCCCTGGGCTTGGGATGGTAAGGATCCTGTCGTGCCGGCCCTTGATGGCGATTCAGCGGAGCCTGTCTATCGCCTCATGGTCAAGGGCACCGAAGACCTGGAACTCATCTACGAGGTGCTGCAACCAGATGGGTCCACCGACACTTTGCCTGTGATGCTCAGGCGTTCGATCGGGCTTGTGCGTCTGAGCGGCGATGATCGTAACGACCGAGACCTGCGCCTCGTCCAAGGCTCTGCGCTTGATCGGCTGCTATCGGACAAGGGCCTGCGCTCACGTCTCGCCAGCGAGCTGGCTGAAGCAGAAGTGAAGGACGCGCTTGGCGATGCGGCGAAAAAGGCGCTCGCCGATCTGGACAAGACCTTCAGCGAACGCAGTCTACCCGTGGGATTGGACCTTTCGATCACAGGGGGGCAGGGCGCGTCGATTGCCTCACTCGTCGGTCTGACGGCAGACCGCAACGGCATTCCATTGCCGCTGGCAAGCTGGGGCGCCGGAACGCGCCGCCTCGCCGCGCTTGCCATCGCTGAGCAACGGCAAGGCGACCGCCCTGTTACGATTGTCGACGAAGTGGAGCGGGGACTTGAGCCATACCGACAGCATGCGCTCGTCGAGAAGCTCCAGGATAGCGGCGCTCAGGTCTTCGTCACAACCCACAGCCCGGATGCGATCGCTGCAGCTTCCAAAGCGAGCCTTTGGTATGTCGACCATACTGGCCAGATTGGTCCGCTGGATACCAACAAGGTCGCCCGTCATCGGGCGAATGATCCGAACGCCTTTCTGGCCCGCGTCACGATCGTGGCGGAGGGCCTGACCGAGGTCGGATTTGCCAGCATTCTGCTCAGACGCGCACTCGGCGCGCCGTTGTCCCAATTCGGCGTGCACATCAGCAATGGCGGCGGGCATGAATACACTCTGGAGCTGTTAGAAGCGTTGAACTCGGGCGGGCTGAGCTTTGGCGGCTTCGCCGATGATGAAAATGGCAAGCATCCCACACGCTGGAAAGCGCTCGAAGAAGTGCTTGGGGCCCTGCTGTTTCGGTGGCCAAAAGGCTGCCTCGAAGAAAATGTGTTCGGGGTGACGCCGGAAGGCAAGCTCGAAGCGCTGATGGCTGACACTCTTGGCGACCGCACAGGAATGCGGCGCCAGACGCTTGCGCTGCGGCTCGGCCTTGAGGCTAAAACCTTTGCCGAGCTCGCGACCGCGGCGGGCGATCAGCTGAGGCCGACCATGCTCGAAGCGGCGTTGGGAACCGTTCCCGCTGGGCGGGACGAAGACAAGGGAACGTACAAATCCCATGGTGGGACCTGGTTCAAGTCGCTGGGCGGCGGCCGTGAACTTGCGGGGAAAGTTTTCACACTCGGTCTCTGGCCTTCGCTGAAACCTCAGTTGCTTCCCTTCTGCAACAGCGTCCGCAGTGCCGTGGGTCTGCCCAGCATCGAGGACTTGCCGCAATGA
- a CDS encoding UvrD-helicase domain-containing protein, producing the protein MSDASVRAALRSDERLVVIEAPAGCGKTHQGADYASEIARAVDGRLLILTHTHAACSVFAERTRGVGARVEIRTIDGLISQIAGAYHAGLDLPADPAAWARRIKDGYSQLAMRVASFLDRHAMVAAALARRYPFVVCDEHQDCSGDQHAIGMALHREGARLRLFADPMQHIYKDKVLPGGRPPADWQSLASGADAYEELDTPHRWRDGCPDLGSWTLEARRVLKAGGKLDLRAKLPRSVEVVFAENQARRYGDYQLATADRRRIDAFERANSSLLIVSHFSDTAQNLRAFFGRRLPLWEGHTRPGLKAWSKRRLRIRASR; encoded by the coding sequence ATGAGCGATGCCTCGGTCCGGGCGGCGCTACGATCCGACGAAAGGCTTGTCGTGATTGAGGCCCCTGCGGGCTGCGGCAAGACACATCAGGGCGCCGACTACGCAAGCGAGATTGCCCGCGCCGTTGATGGGCGCTTGCTGATCCTGACGCATACGCACGCCGCTTGCTCGGTTTTTGCCGAGCGCACCCGCGGCGTAGGCGCGCGAGTTGAAATCAGAACGATTGACGGCCTGATTAGCCAAATCGCGGGCGCTTATCACGCCGGCCTCGATCTTCCGGCGGATCCGGCGGCATGGGCCCGTCGAATCAAGGATGGCTATTCGCAACTCGCAATGAGGGTGGCGTCGTTCCTCGATCGACATGCCATGGTCGCCGCAGCTTTGGCCCGGCGCTACCCATTTGTGGTTTGCGACGAACATCAGGACTGCAGCGGCGATCAGCACGCGATAGGCATGGCGCTGCACCGGGAAGGCGCGCGGTTGCGGTTATTCGCCGATCCGATGCAGCATATTTACAAGGACAAGGTGTTGCCTGGCGGCCGGCCCCCGGCAGACTGGCAAAGTCTTGCAAGCGGCGCTGACGCGTATGAGGAATTGGACACCCCCCATCGTTGGCGCGATGGCTGTCCGGATCTCGGCTCCTGGACGCTCGAGGCGCGCCGCGTTTTGAAAGCGGGCGGTAAACTTGATCTCAGAGCCAAGCTGCCCCGCAGTGTCGAGGTCGTGTTTGCTGAAAATCAGGCGCGTCGCTATGGCGACTATCAACTGGCTACGGCAGATCGCAGAAGGATCGACGCGTTCGAGCGGGCGAATAGCTCACTTCTGATCGTGTCGCACTTTTCCGATACAGCACAGAACCTCCGCGCCTTTTTTGGCAGGCGCCTTCCTCTTTGGGAAGGCCACACCCGCCCAGGATTGAAGGCTTGGTCGAAGCGACGATTGCGCATCAGGGCAAGCCGATAG
- a CDS encoding ATP-binding domain-containing protein, whose amino-acid sequence MVEATIAHQGKPIELAQALVGFMGEVGKGFSPSAFGDRLVREAMERCTRSTSGKPAAIQGIARHIVETPDHRGVAGALRNLADLRRSHADFTGIELDCPSEFWEAIRLGGHADAEEGFAQITHQRTHSRPTPPAKAISTIHKAKGLECDGVIVMPCDAKTFPDTAEARCLLYVALSRAKKRLLLVVSAGTPSPLLLT is encoded by the coding sequence TTGGTCGAAGCGACGATTGCGCATCAGGGCAAGCCGATAGAATTGGCTCAGGCCCTAGTGGGTTTCATGGGTGAGGTCGGTAAAGGATTCAGCCCCTCTGCTTTTGGCGACCGGCTGGTTCGTGAGGCAATGGAGCGCTGCACAAGATCGACAAGCGGAAAGCCCGCCGCCATCCAGGGAATTGCCCGCCATATCGTCGAGACACCTGATCATCGGGGTGTCGCCGGCGCCTTGCGCAACTTAGCTGACTTGCGCCGCAGCCATGCCGACTTCACCGGCATCGAACTGGATTGTCCGTCAGAGTTTTGGGAAGCTATCAGATTGGGCGGGCACGCGGACGCGGAAGAAGGGTTCGCTCAGATCACACATCAGCGGACGCATTCGCGACCGACGCCGCCCGCCAAGGCGATAAGCACGATTCACAAAGCAAAGGGACTTGAATGCGACGGCGTCATCGTGATGCCTTGCGACGCTAAGACTTTTCCGGACACAGCCGAGGCGCGCTGCCTGCTGTACGTAGCCCTAAGCCGTGCAAAGAAACGGCTGTTGCTCGTAGTCTCTGCTGGAACACCGAGTCCACTCCTGTTGACCTAA